One stretch of Candidatus Sulfotelmatobacter sp. DNA includes these proteins:
- a CDS encoding hydantoinase/oxoprolinase family protein produces the protein MTAPRLRIGIDVGGTFTDVVAVDAATRSLVASVKLPTTHDHPDGVAAGIVAGLERLLREHAIDPSAIAFIAHSTTQATNALLEGDVAQVGIVPLGGPVARAFARFAPFALADGVRFAPRWLDPRAGDPLAAAHAAGVEALAVSAPFAVDRPDAEHALVVAARASGLAATGGAEVSTQYGLRARTRTAALNAAILPRMLRTARMTAGAVTNARIPAPLMIMRSDGGVMDVAEVERRPILTMLSGPAAGIAGALFHENVTDGLFVEVGGTSADCSAIVRGRPQMRPARIGGHRTLLRTLDVRTIAVAGGSLARVAHGAIVEVGPRSAHIAGYRYASFTPDLVASAVPDLADGVVALRGANGERIAITPTCAANLLGVVPPTAFARGDAAAARLACERIAPLLGLDADGVARAILDRATERLRATLDELIADYGLDRATVELVGGGGGAAALIPYAAQRLGLTHRLARDAEVISPLGVALALVRDVVERTVVDPSADDLARIRREAIDAATASGAAPDRIEVVVEVDTARNRVRATASGATALVDGAQSGVLATEPERRAAAAAHLHVAPDAPRALAQTGALTVYGAGRAAAIVDERAVVRLTLTGATVLALRAGALESILPGLVDDATTFGDVGRALPDVFVLRGARIGEFAGLGEAAQILALARDELAGVDAGEPVVAITVPKRA, from the coding sequence ATGACCGCTCCGCGGCTGCGCATCGGGATCGACGTCGGCGGCACGTTCACGGACGTGGTCGCCGTCGACGCGGCGACGCGCTCGCTGGTCGCGTCGGTCAAGCTGCCGACGACCCACGACCATCCGGACGGCGTGGCGGCCGGGATCGTGGCCGGGCTGGAGCGGTTGTTGCGCGAGCATGCGATCGACCCGAGCGCGATCGCGTTCATCGCGCACTCGACGACGCAGGCGACCAACGCGCTGCTCGAAGGCGACGTCGCGCAGGTCGGGATCGTGCCGCTCGGCGGTCCGGTGGCGCGCGCCTTCGCGCGCTTCGCGCCGTTCGCGCTGGCCGACGGGGTGCGGTTCGCGCCGCGCTGGCTCGACCCGCGCGCCGGTGACCCGCTCGCGGCGGCGCATGCCGCCGGCGTCGAGGCGTTGGCGGTGAGCGCGCCGTTCGCGGTCGACCGTCCCGACGCGGAGCACGCGCTGGTCGTGGCCGCGCGCGCGTCCGGGTTGGCGGCGACCGGCGGCGCCGAGGTGTCGACGCAGTACGGGCTGCGCGCGCGCACGCGCACGGCCGCGCTCAACGCGGCGATCCTGCCGCGCATGCTGCGCACGGCGCGCATGACGGCCGGCGCGGTGACCAACGCCCGCATCCCGGCGCCGCTGATGATCATGCGCAGCGACGGCGGTGTGATGGACGTGGCCGAGGTCGAGCGGCGGCCGATCCTGACGATGCTTTCCGGACCCGCGGCGGGGATTGCCGGCGCGCTGTTCCACGAGAACGTCACCGACGGGCTGTTCGTCGAGGTCGGCGGGACGAGCGCCGACTGCTCGGCGATCGTGCGCGGCCGCCCGCAGATGCGGCCCGCGCGCATCGGCGGCCATCGCACGCTGCTGCGCACGCTCGACGTGCGCACGATCGCCGTCGCGGGCGGTTCGCTGGCGCGTGTCGCGCACGGTGCGATCGTCGAGGTCGGCCCGCGCTCGGCGCACATCGCCGGCTATCGCTACGCCTCGTTCACGCCCGACCTCGTCGCGAGCGCCGTGCCCGACCTCGCCGACGGCGTCGTCGCGCTACGCGGCGCGAACGGCGAGCGGATCGCGATCACGCCGACCTGCGCGGCCAACCTGCTGGGCGTCGTGCCGCCGACGGCGTTCGCGCGCGGCGACGCCGCGGCGGCGCGGCTGGCCTGCGAACGGATCGCCCCGCTGCTCGGCCTGGACGCCGACGGCGTCGCGCGCGCGATCCTCGACCGCGCGACGGAACGCTTGCGCGCGACGCTCGACGAGCTGATCGCCGACTACGGCCTCGACCGCGCGACCGTCGAGCTGGTCGGCGGCGGCGGCGGCGCGGCGGCGCTGATCCCGTACGCCGCGCAGCGCCTGGGGTTGACGCACCGGCTGGCGCGCGACGCCGAGGTGATCTCGCCGCTGGGCGTCGCGCTGGCGCTGGTGCGCGACGTCGTCGAACGCACCGTCGTCGATCCGTCGGCCGACGATCTGGCCCGCATTCGCCGCGAGGCGATCGACGCCGCGACGGCGTCGGGCGCCGCTCCCGATCGCATCGAGGTGGTGGTGGAAGTCGACACCGCGCGCAACCGCGTGCGGGCGACCGCCTCGGGCGCGACCGCGCTGGTCGACGGGGCGCAGAGCGGCGTGCTCGCGACCGAGCCGGAACGGCGCGCGGCGGCGGCGGCGCACTTGCACGTGGCGCCGGACGCGCCGCGCGCGCTGGCGCAGACGGGCGCGCTGACCGTCTACGGCGCCGGGCGCGCCGCCGCGATCGTCGACGAACGCGCCGTCGTGCGGCTGACCCTGACCGGCGCGACCGTTCTGGCGCTGCGCGCGGGCGCGCTCGAGAGCATCCTGCCGGGGCTGGTCGACGATGCGACGACCTTCGGCGACGTCGGCCGCGCGTTGCCCGACGTGTTCGTGTTGCGCGGCGCGCGCATCGGCGAGTTCGCCGGCCTCGGCGAGGCGGCACAGATCCTGGCGCTCGCGCGCGACGAGCTGGCCGGCGTCGACGCCGGCGAGCCGGTCGTCGCGATCACCGTCCCGAAGCGGGCATAG
- a CDS encoding class I SAM-dependent methyltransferase, which yields MNPTGRFSDRARDYVAARPSYPDAAIDALFDGLGDAADVAVADLGAGTGISTRLLAQRGAVVYAVEPNAAMRAAAAPAPRIEWVDGTAEHTGLEEASIDLVTIFQAFHWFDHEEALREITRILRPAGRAALVYNERDESDAFTADYGATIRRHATDDTERRRERARAAFGSYRAWHAYRELAFRNAQEFDLDGLLARARSSSYLPKEGAAGEALANDLRSVFAAYERDGTVTMRLATFVDVAETGADGG from the coding sequence GTGAACCCGACCGGCCGCTTCAGCGACCGCGCGCGCGATTACGTCGCCGCGCGGCCGTCGTATCCGGACGCCGCGATCGATGCGCTCTTCGACGGTCTCGGTGACGCGGCCGACGTCGCGGTCGCCGATCTCGGCGCCGGGACGGGCATCTCGACGCGGCTGCTGGCGCAGCGCGGCGCGGTCGTCTACGCGGTCGAGCCGAACGCGGCGATGCGCGCCGCCGCGGCGCCGGCCCCGCGGATCGAATGGGTCGACGGCACCGCGGAGCACACCGGACTCGAAGAAGCCTCGATCGACCTGGTGACGATCTTCCAGGCCTTCCACTGGTTCGACCACGAGGAAGCGCTGCGCGAGATCACGCGCATCCTGCGGCCGGCGGGTCGCGCCGCGCTGGTCTACAACGAGCGCGACGAGTCCGACGCGTTCACCGCCGATTACGGCGCCACGATTCGCCGCCACGCGACCGACGACACCGAGCGGCGCCGCGAGCGCGCGCGGGCCGCGTTCGGCTCCTACCGCGCGTGGCACGCGTATCGCGAGCTGGCCTTCCGCAACGCGCAGGAGTTCGATCTCGACGGCCTGCTGGCGCGGGCGCGCAGCAGCTCGTACCTGCCCAAGGAAGGCGCCGCCGGCGAGGCGCTCGCGAACGACCTGCGCAGCGTGTTCGCGGCCTACGAACGCGACGGTACGGTGACGATGCGGTTGGCGACGTTCGTGGACGTCGCGGAGACCGGCGCCGACGGCGGATGA
- a CDS encoding TlpA family protein disulfide reductase yields the protein MIGTRFPHAPAIARCLLVALALGSATFARATAMGDVELAVGATAPAIRESTAAGPFDSTTTGRPYVVEFFAVWCPHCQRMTAVLNALQQADGTRVDVIAVPASPFGFDRTSVLTDADLRTFAQRFRTTYRIGFDGLYDAAFDYGVSSFPAIYVVGADRRIVAVENGEVPLTRLEADVDRALAGGH from the coding sequence GTGATCGGCACTCGTTTTCCGCACGCTCCGGCGATCGCGCGCTGTCTGCTCGTCGCGCTCGCGTTGGGCTCGGCCACGTTCGCGCGCGCCACGGCCATGGGCGACGTCGAGCTCGCCGTCGGCGCGACCGCACCGGCGATTCGGGAGTCCACGGCGGCCGGTCCGTTCGACAGCACGACGACCGGCCGGCCGTACGTCGTCGAGTTCTTCGCGGTCTGGTGCCCGCATTGCCAGCGCATGACCGCAGTGCTGAACGCGCTGCAGCAAGCCGACGGGACGCGCGTCGACGTCATCGCGGTTCCCGCCAGCCCGTTCGGCTTCGACCGCACCTCGGTGCTGACCGATGCCGACCTGCGCACGTTCGCGCAACGCTTCCGTACCACGTACCGGATCGGCTTCGACGGGCTCTACGACGCCGCGTTCGACTACGGCGTCTCGAGCTTTCCGGCCATCTACGTCGTCGGGGCCGATCGTCGCATCGTTGCGGTCGAGAACGGCGAGGTTCCGTTGACACGGCTCGAGGCCGACGTCGACCGGGCGCTCGCCGGGGGGCATTGA
- a CDS encoding GntR family transcriptional regulator — MPPAFFSVDPHGGAPLYVQLAEQIKRAIAVGALSPGERLPTVKGLALDLKLNANTVARVYRDLERDGVIATAPGRGSFVREDGALGEARRAANDVATSALDGAVREARALGLTQDELRSIVDASVTRWYPEDRTKEEEA; from the coding sequence TTGCCGCCCGCCTTCTTCTCGGTCGACCCGCACGGTGGCGCCCCGCTCTATGTGCAGCTCGCCGAACAAATCAAGCGAGCCATCGCGGTGGGTGCCCTTTCGCCGGGTGAGCGTCTGCCGACCGTGAAGGGGCTCGCCCTCGACCTCAAGCTCAACGCGAACACCGTGGCCCGGGTGTACCGGGACCTCGAGCGCGACGGCGTCATCGCCACCGCGCCCGGACGCGGCTCGTTCGTCCGCGAGGACGGTGCGCTCGGAGAGGCGCGCCGCGCCGCCAACGACGTCGCCACCAGTGCCCTCGACGGGGCGGTGCGCGAAGCACGCGCGCTGGGCCTCACCCAGGATGAACTCCGCTCCATCGTCGACGCGTCCGTGACGCGCTGGTATCCCGAAGATCGCACCAAGGAGGAAGAAGCATGA
- a CDS encoding serine hydrolase — MRRADFLAFTGATLAGPSSTRPPFARASDADPFVALEKHGGGRLGVAALDLGSAARLAHRGAERFPLGGLWRLPLVMTALARVDAGDDKLERQIAFGPSDLEGGASALARRYPAGGVLTLGKLCAYAIVYGDDTAADLLAPLIGGPAAITAYLRTIGVRGIRVDRLARRRPLHVDVHDERDSATPDSTAHLLEQLGSESPLSDESTTLLITWMRATVNSRAQLRAGVPAGWTVSDVSGGAVNLAADAGLLTPSAGASLAVVCFALDFDGVGDANAAIAACARTVTARFARTMPASGR, encoded by the coding sequence ATGCGCCGAGCCGACTTCTTGGCCTTCACCGGAGCGACGCTGGCGGGGCCGTCATCGACCCGGCCGCCGTTCGCGCGCGCCTCGGACGCCGACCCGTTCGTCGCGCTCGAGAAGCACGGCGGCGGCCGGCTCGGCGTGGCCGCCCTCGATCTGGGCAGCGCCGCGCGCTTGGCGCATCGCGGCGCGGAGCGCTTCCCGCTCGGCGGCCTATGGCGACTGCCGCTGGTGATGACGGCGCTGGCCCGCGTCGACGCCGGCGACGACAAGCTCGAGCGCCAAATCGCGTTCGGGCCGTCCGACCTCGAGGGCGGCGCCAGCGCGCTGGCGCGCCGCTACCCCGCGGGCGGCGTGCTCACGCTGGGCAAGCTGTGCGCGTATGCGATCGTCTACGGCGACGACACGGCGGCCGACCTGCTGGCACCGCTGATCGGCGGCCCGGCCGCCATCACGGCCTACCTGCGCACGATCGGCGTGCGCGGCATCCGCGTCGACCGATTGGCGCGCCGCCGCCCGCTGCACGTCGACGTCCACGACGAGCGCGACAGCGCGACGCCCGACTCGACGGCGCACCTGCTCGAGCAGCTCGGCAGTGAGTCGCCGCTCTCGGACGAGTCGACGACCCTGCTGATCACCTGGATGCGCGCCACCGTCAACAGCCGCGCGCAGCTACGCGCCGGCGTCCCGGCGGGCTGGACCGTCAGCGACGTCAGCGGCGGCGCCGTGAACCTCGCCGCCGACGCCGGCCTGCTCACGCCCAGCGCCGGCGCTTCGCTCGCGGTGGTGTGCTTCGCGCTCGACTTCGACGGCGTCGGCGACGCGAACGCCGCCATCGCCGCGTGCGCGCGCACCGTCACCGCGCGCTTCGCGCGGACTATGCCCGCTTCGGGACGGTGA
- a CDS encoding putative N-acetylmannosamine-6-phosphate 2-epimerase, protein MNPVLERLRGGLIVSVQAEADSALNAPAAIALLGRVAVANGAVGLRVEGLARIGAVRRAVGVPVIGIVKRAYPGYAPYITAGAREIAEVTAAGAEIVAFDATGRPRPDGRDVGAVVAAVHAAGALAMADCAQVAEVEAAAAAGADLIATTLCGYTEETRGTPLPALALVRACARSGAFAVCEGGVGTPDDLRAAFAAGAAAVVVGTALTNLDVLVRRFVSAAPRG, encoded by the coding sequence GTGAACCCGGTCCTCGAGCGGCTGCGCGGCGGGCTGATCGTCTCGGTCCAAGCCGAGGCCGACTCGGCGCTCAACGCGCCCGCGGCGATCGCGCTGCTCGGCCGCGTCGCCGTCGCCAACGGCGCCGTCGGCTTGCGGGTCGAGGGTTTGGCCCGCATCGGTGCGGTACGGCGCGCCGTCGGCGTGCCGGTGATCGGGATCGTCAAGCGCGCCTACCCCGGCTACGCGCCCTACATCACGGCCGGCGCGCGCGAGATCGCGGAGGTGACCGCGGCCGGCGCCGAGATCGTCGCCTTCGACGCGACCGGGCGTCCGCGTCCCGACGGCCGCGACGTCGGGGCCGTGGTGGCGGCGGTGCACGCGGCCGGCGCGTTGGCCATGGCCGACTGCGCGCAGGTCGCCGAGGTCGAGGCCGCGGCCGCCGCGGGAGCAGACCTGATCGCGACGACGCTGTGCGGTTACACCGAGGAGACGCGCGGCACCCCGCTGCCGGCGCTCGCGCTGGTGCGTGCGTGCGCGCGCAGCGGCGCGTTCGCCGTGTGCGAGGGCGGGGTGGGCACGCCCGACGATCTGCGGGCGGCGTTCGCGGCCGGCGCCGCCGCGGTGGTGGTCGGGACGGCGCTCACCAACCTCGACGTGCTGGTCCGGCGGTTCGTGAGCGCGGCTCCGCGCGGCTGA
- a CDS encoding organic hydroperoxide resistance protein codes for MNVRPKIFYTAKGHVVGGRDGEGRSDDGKLSVTLRKPGEMGGTGEGTNPEQLFAVGYAACFMGALGLVAGKAGVELPKDASIDSEVGLLQKPDGALNIQVALHVTLPGIPHDQAQHLVEEAHKVCPYSNATRGNIPVELTVG; via the coding sequence ATGAACGTACGACCGAAGATCTTCTACACGGCCAAGGGACACGTCGTCGGGGGCCGGGACGGCGAAGGACGCAGCGACGACGGCAAGCTCAGCGTCACGCTGCGCAAGCCCGGCGAGATGGGCGGCACCGGCGAGGGGACCAATCCCGAACAATTGTTCGCGGTCGGCTACGCGGCGTGCTTCATGGGCGCGCTGGGGCTGGTCGCGGGCAAGGCCGGCGTCGAGCTGCCCAAGGACGCCTCGATCGACTCCGAAGTCGGCCTTCTGCAGAAGCCGGACGGCGCGCTCAACATTCAGGTCGCGCTGCACGTCACGCTGCCGGGCATCCCGCACGACCAGGCGCAGCACTTGGTCGAAGAGGCGCACAAGGTGTGCCCCTACTCGAACGCGACGCGTGGGAACATCCCGGTCGAACTGACCGTCGGGTGA
- a CDS encoding ABC transporter ATP-binding protein → MIAVRGLTKRYGGVLAADDVSLDVPAGSVCGLLGRNGAGKTTTFRCLLGFTTPDSGEVRLDGKPLTPHTFEHLGYVPERPALYGWLTVAQHLEFARRTQPRYDAAFASELLATFRLDPKKKAKKLSKGQQTALSLIVALSTRPNILILDEPASGLDPVMQRVVLDLFVDAATSGAAILLSSHQIGQVDRAADRIAIMRDGKIVVAGELDDLREASRVVEATFDGTPPDLSALGEMKVERAGTSVRLHANGRADSVAARLGALGAVSVRVLDRSLEDLFLDAVDDGGLHE, encoded by the coding sequence ATGATCGCCGTTCGCGGTCTCACCAAACGCTACGGCGGCGTGCTCGCGGCCGACGACGTCTCGCTCGACGTGCCGGCCGGCTCGGTCTGCGGGCTGCTCGGACGCAACGGCGCCGGCAAGACGACGACGTTCCGCTGCCTGCTGGGCTTCACCACGCCGGATTCCGGTGAGGTGCGCCTGGACGGCAAGCCGTTGACGCCGCACACCTTCGAGCACCTCGGCTACGTCCCGGAGCGCCCCGCGCTCTACGGTTGGCTGACGGTCGCGCAGCATCTCGAATTCGCGCGCCGGACGCAGCCGCGCTACGACGCCGCGTTCGCTTCGGAGCTGCTGGCGACGTTCCGCCTCGATCCCAAGAAGAAGGCGAAGAAGCTCTCCAAAGGCCAGCAGACGGCGCTCTCGCTGATCGTCGCGCTCTCGACGCGGCCGAACATCCTGATTCTCGACGAGCCGGCCAGCGGTCTCGATCCGGTCATGCAGCGCGTCGTGCTCGACCTGTTCGTCGACGCGGCGACGTCCGGCGCCGCGATCCTGCTCTCCTCGCACCAGATCGGACAGGTCGACCGCGCCGCCGATCGCATCGCCATCATGCGCGACGGCAAGATCGTCGTCGCCGGCGAGCTCGACGATCTGCGCGAAGCCTCGCGCGTCGTCGAAGCGACCTTCGACGGTACGCCGCCCGACTTGAGCGCGTTGGGCGAGATGAAAGTCGAGCGCGCCGGCACCAGCGTGCGACTGCACGCGAACGGCCGCGCCGATTCGGTCGCCGCACGGCTGGGTGCGCTGGGCGCCGTCAGCGTGCGCGTGCTCGATCGCTCCCTCGAAGATTTGTTCCTCGACGCCGTCGACGACGGAGGACTCCACGAATGA
- a CDS encoding FAD-dependent oxidoreductase — translation MREYDVLVVGGGNAGCAAAIAAARTGARVQLVERYGFLGGTATAAMVGPWMTFHSGEERIVGGIAQEIVERLMASGGSPGHLHDASDYVPTITPFDPELHKALLFDLMRESGVSLLLHAWFLEPIVSSGRVAGVRVATVGGVRSLRAKRTVDATADALVAFGAGVPTQQGDTRGRVQPASLMFRLSHVDVETLAAYVRRHPEQMRSSLKTHERTAGALTAVAGLYELWDAARERGEVTVPRELVSLFATPFPDEVTVNMTRVVDVDPLDPDSLTRAEIEARAQVMQLVAFFKRDVPGFANARLAATATQIGIREGRRIVGDYTLTADDVLHARTFPDAVARSAYPIDIHNPSGSGTTTHRLPPGASYEIPYRCMVPVGIEDLLVAGRCISTTHEALASTRLTPTVMTLGQAAGTAMALSLRSGTTPRALDVEALRRRLIADGVDLRRHEPVRA, via the coding sequence ATGCGCGAATACGACGTCCTGGTCGTCGGCGGGGGCAACGCCGGCTGCGCGGCGGCGATTGCCGCGGCGCGCACCGGGGCCCGCGTCCAGCTGGTTGAGCGCTACGGCTTCCTGGGCGGGACGGCCACCGCCGCGATGGTCGGTCCGTGGATGACCTTCCATTCCGGCGAAGAGCGCATCGTCGGCGGGATCGCGCAAGAGATCGTCGAGCGGCTGATGGCCAGCGGCGGATCGCCGGGCCACCTGCACGACGCGTCGGACTACGTCCCGACGATCACCCCGTTCGACCCCGAGCTGCACAAGGCGCTGCTGTTCGACCTGATGCGCGAGAGCGGCGTGTCGCTGTTGCTGCACGCGTGGTTCCTCGAGCCGATCGTTTCGAGCGGCCGCGTCGCGGGGGTGCGTGTCGCCACCGTCGGCGGCGTGCGCAGCTTGCGTGCCAAGCGCACCGTCGACGCGACCGCCGACGCGCTGGTGGCGTTCGGCGCGGGCGTGCCGACGCAGCAGGGCGATACGCGCGGGCGTGTGCAGCCGGCCAGCCTGATGTTCCGTCTCTCGCACGTCGACGTCGAGACGCTGGCGGCCTACGTGCGGCGGCATCCCGAGCAGATGCGCAGCTCGCTCAAGACGCACGAGCGCACCGCCGGCGCGCTGACGGCGGTCGCCGGGCTGTACGAGCTGTGGGACGCGGCGCGCGAGCGCGGCGAGGTCACCGTGCCGCGCGAGCTGGTCTCGTTGTTCGCCACGCCGTTTCCCGACGAAGTCACCGTCAACATGACGCGCGTCGTCGACGTCGACCCGCTCGACCCCGATTCGCTCACGCGGGCCGAGATCGAAGCGCGCGCGCAGGTCATGCAGCTGGTCGCGTTCTTCAAGCGCGACGTGCCGGGCTTCGCCAACGCACGGCTGGCCGCGACCGCGACGCAGATCGGCATCCGCGAAGGACGGCGCATCGTCGGCGACTACACGCTGACGGCCGACGACGTCCTGCACGCGCGCACGTTTCCCGACGCCGTCGCGCGCAGCGCCTATCCGATCGACATCCACAATCCCAGCGGCAGCGGCACGACGACGCATCGGCTGCCGCCCGGCGCCTCGTACGAGATTCCGTACCGCTGCATGGTGCCGGTCGGCATCGAGGATCTGCTGGTCGCTGGACGCTGCATCTCGACCACCCACGAAGCGCTGGCGTCGACGCGGCTGACGCCGACGGTGATGACGCTGGGCCAAGCGGCGGGAACCGCGATGGCGCTCTCGCTGCGCAGCGGGACGACGCCGCGCGCGCTCGACGTCGAAGCGCTGCGCCGGCGGCTGATCGCCGACGGCGTCGACTTGCGCCGCCACGAGCCGGTGCGTGCCTGA
- a CDS encoding dipeptidase: MLAPHADALIAHVKANHDRYLDELREWIAIPSISAQPDRAADVRRSAEHAVARMRAAGLPVAEVLETGGHPVAYGEWLGAPGAPTILIYGHHDVQPVDPLDLWISPPFDAQVRDDKIFGRGAVDDKGQNLMHLAAIEAHLRLNGRLPLNVKIVIEGEEEIGSPNFESFLARERERLACDVVVVSDTAVFAEDVPSLTTSLRGMVFWEITVHGPTSDLHSGYYGGVVKNPLEALAQILVALKDGHGRVTVPGFYDDVRELAPYERAEIAALPFDPGKEANALGVPELAGENARLPLERMWFRPTLEVNGMYGGYQGAGSKTIIPSFARAKLSARLVSHQDPEAIKHAVSTFVQRVAPKGVRVEVEAHGDTRAVETSRDHPAVLAAARAMERGFGKPPVFIGTGGTIGPVSSFDRILHLPQVLIGVGLPDDAIHAPNEKFDLHQFFGGIETMTYLYDELAAALA, from the coding sequence ATGCTCGCACCCCACGCCGACGCCCTCATCGCGCACGTCAAAGCCAACCACGATCGCTACCTCGACGAGCTGCGCGAGTGGATCGCGATCCCCTCGATCTCCGCGCAGCCCGACCGGGCCGCCGACGTGCGGCGTTCCGCCGAGCATGCCGTCGCGCGGATGCGCGCGGCCGGGCTCCCGGTCGCCGAGGTGCTCGAAACCGGCGGCCATCCGGTCGCGTACGGCGAGTGGCTCGGCGCACCGGGCGCGCCGACGATCCTGATCTACGGCCACCACGACGTGCAGCCGGTCGACCCGCTCGACTTGTGGATCTCGCCGCCGTTCGACGCGCAGGTGCGCGACGACAAGATCTTCGGCCGCGGTGCCGTCGACGACAAGGGGCAAAACCTCATGCACCTGGCCGCGATCGAAGCGCACCTGCGCCTCAACGGCCGGCTGCCGCTCAACGTCAAGATCGTCATCGAAGGCGAAGAAGAGATCGGTTCGCCGAACTTCGAGTCGTTCTTGGCCCGCGAGCGCGAGCGGCTGGCGTGCGACGTCGTCGTCGTCTCCGACACCGCGGTGTTCGCCGAAGACGTGCCGTCGCTGACGACCTCGCTGCGCGGGATGGTGTTCTGGGAGATCACCGTGCACGGTCCCACCAGCGACCTGCACTCGGGTTACTACGGTGGGGTCGTGAAGAACCCGCTCGAGGCGCTGGCGCAGATCCTCGTCGCGCTCAAGGACGGACACGGCCGCGTCACGGTGCCGGGCTTCTACGACGACGTGCGCGAGCTGGCGCCGTACGAGCGCGCCGAGATCGCCGCGCTGCCGTTCGATCCGGGCAAAGAGGCGAACGCGCTCGGCGTCCCCGAGCTGGCCGGCGAGAACGCGCGCCTGCCGCTCGAGCGGATGTGGTTCCGGCCGACGCTCGAGGTCAACGGGATGTACGGCGGCTATCAGGGCGCCGGCTCGAAGACGATCATCCCCTCGTTCGCGCGCGCCAAGCTGTCGGCGCGGCTGGTCTCACATCAGGACCCCGAAGCGATCAAGCACGCGGTCTCGACCTTCGTCCAGCGGGTGGCGCCGAAGGGCGTGCGCGTCGAGGTCGAAGCGCACGGCGACACGCGCGCCGTCGAAACCTCGCGCGACCATCCGGCGGTGCTGGCGGCCGCGCGCGCGATGGAGCGCGGCTTCGGCAAGCCGCCGGTCTTCATCGGCACGGGCGGCACGATCGGCCCGGTCTCGTCCTTCGACCGCATCCTGCACCTGCCGCAGGTGCTGATCGGCGTCGGCCTCCCCGACGACGCCATCCACGCGCCCAACGAGAAGTTCGATCTGCACCAATTCTTCGGCGGCATCGAGACGATGACGTACCTCTACGACGAGCTGGCGGCCGCGCTGGCATGA
- a CDS encoding BadF/BadG/BcrA/BcrD ATPase family protein, whose amino-acid sequence MRYVAGIDGGQSSTLAVVVAEDGRIVGRGAAGPAAHVDEPPGSHTAADAVGVALAAALVAAGLAADAPLAAVRIGLSGWDQHFDGAAPTLRAGSVRMCHDATIALAGAIPARPAAVVIAGTGSVAYGEDAAGRGLRIGGWGYLFGDAGSAFAVARDALAAAMLTDDAGGRHPLGDAALAFYDRPDLRALATAAIQGRLSRATLAGFARVVFDAARLGDADAAAIVDRAADALAELAATLLARLGLDQPAPVAFIGGLLANADFRARVGERLGRLVPQAVVVEPLYEPAAGAALLAFDDAALGRPARLAPA is encoded by the coding sequence ATGCGGTACGTTGCCGGCATCGACGGCGGGCAGTCCTCGACGCTGGCGGTGGTGGTCGCAGAAGACGGGCGCATCGTCGGTCGCGGCGCGGCCGGGCCGGCCGCGCACGTCGACGAGCCGCCCGGCTCGCACACGGCGGCCGACGCGGTCGGCGTCGCCCTCGCGGCCGCGCTGGTCGCGGCCGGCCTGGCCGCCGACGCGCCGCTGGCGGCCGTGCGCATCGGGCTCTCGGGCTGGGACCAGCATTTCGACGGCGCCGCGCCGACGCTGCGCGCGGGCAGCGTGCGCATGTGTCACGACGCCACCATCGCGCTGGCCGGGGCGATCCCGGCGCGCCCCGCCGCGGTCGTGATCGCGGGAACGGGATCGGTCGCGTACGGCGAGGACGCCGCGGGGCGCGGCCTGCGGATCGGCGGGTGGGGCTACCTGTTCGGCGACGCGGGCAGCGCGTTCGCCGTCGCGCGCGACGCGCTGGCGGCCGCGATGCTGACCGACGACGCCGGCGGCCGCCACCCGTTGGGCGACGCGGCGCTGGCCTTCTACGACCGGCCCGACCTGCGCGCGCTGGCGACGGCGGCGATCCAGGGCCGGCTTTCGCGGGCAACGCTGGCCGGCTTCGCCCGGGTCGTGTTCGACGCGGCGCGGCTCGGCGACGCGGACGCCGCGGCGATCGTCGACCGGGCGGCGGACGCGCTGGCCGAGCTCGCCGCCACCCTGTTGGCCCGGCTCGGGCTGGACCAGCCGGCTCCGGTCGCGTTCATCGGCGGCCTGCTCGCCAACGCGGACTTCCGGGCCCGGGTCGGCGAGCGGCTCGGCCGGCTCGTGCCGCAGGCCGTCGTCGTCGAGCCGCTCTACGAGCCGGCGGCCGGCGCGGCGCTGCTGGCCTTCGACGACGCGGCTCTCGGCCGTCCCGCGCGGCTCGCCCCGGCGTGA